From the Papaver somniferum cultivar HN1 chromosome 2, ASM357369v1, whole genome shotgun sequence genome, the window TTCCGATTGAAATTTCAATCCCAAAATTCTTCGATTCTAAATAGAATTGCTCGAAATTTCTTTCAATTTGTGAGAGCTATAACAACTATTAGCTATCCattgtaaaaaaaaatgatgaaaaacaacctaaaagtgatcaattttgggtgaaattaaatttccaaaaaaaaaaatgaattttggtgACAAAAAGCGTGACTGACAGAAAACGTTATTTCGTTTTGCAGAAAGTATCAAAGAACCTCACACTTCCAACAGTCTGAGGTTGCAGCAGAAGCAGAATTAGAAGGATCATATTTTGGATTTAGGTATTTGCAAGAATATCAATCAAAATGGCAGCTGCTAGAGTTTTAGCTGCTGGCGTGTTGCATGAATGCAACACTCACAGTGCTTCTTTTCTTCAAAGACAATCCTCTTTCATTTCTTCTAAGACAATTCTCTTTCATCTTACCTACTATTAAACATTTAATATCAATTTCAGTAGAAGGGCTTCATCTAAAAGAGCCTTTATTTGCAAACCTCTTTACAAACCTGAAATTCAAATCAAACAAGAAGGTCCACCTGAAACCCTAGAATACAGAGTCTTCTTTCTAGATAATTCTGGCAAAAAGGTTTGTTTTTATCAGTTTGCATCCACTCAAAATTGTGGGGTTTTGTTGActtattttgtttcttcttaATTTTGCATTTCAATTCAATGGTGCATTGTGTTATGGAGCTTAAGTGATTTAGGATTTTGGTTTAATATACAAAATTGATGTGTAGCTTTCACCTTGGCACGATGTACCATTGCAATTGGGTGATGGAGTATTCAATTTTATTGTGGAAATACCAAAAGAGACTAGTGCAAAGATGGAAGTTGCAACTGATAAGACATATACTCCCATTAAACAGGATACCAAGAATGGAAAACTTAGATTCTACCCATAAGATTCAgcttttgtttttgcatagtCACTCGATGCACGTCTTGGGTGATTTCTATCTAAGTTGACGAGTTTAGGACTGGTGTGCATTTCATTTCCCATTGAAATAGGATTGCAGGCACTGAACACATTCTTCAAGTCCATTTGGTTCATTTCATGACTTATGAGTTGCACAAATGCACAACTAAACAGAACtgtttatttaatttttctttccccAGTACGTATCCTTTGcctatttaatttttcttttgccAGTGTGtatcctttgcctaaaaatgatATTCAGACGCAATAATCCAATGTATTTTTTCAGCTGCAACATCAATTGGAACTATGGATTGCTCCCAGCCTCCCACAGACATGTGAAGACTCAACAGTAGCTAATTCTGAAGTTGATGGGGCATTTGGAGATAATCATCTGCGACGTCAATCACTTGGGCTCCTCATTAACTTGGACTTTGTTTGGCTTGTGGGTCTTCGGATGGAAATATCTCGGTTTTTTCTGCTAGGAATGGTGGTTGGGAGATGACTAAGATTGATCAAGCACACCCTGTGGGTGTAACTTCAGTTTCTTGGGCTCCAGCGACAGCTCCTGGAGCTCTAGTGGGATCTGCTGCTCTTAATCCTGTTCAGAAGCTTGTTTCTGGTGGTTGTGATAATACTGTAAAGGTCTGGAAACTTTACAATGGAACATGGAAGATGGTTCCAGGCTGTTCAGATGCACAGGGATTGGGTGAGGGATGTGTCTTGGGCACCTAATCTAGgacttccaaaatcaactattgcaagtTGGTCACAGGATGGAATTGTTATTATATGGACTGTTGCAAAGGAAGGAGACCAGTGGGAAGGTAAAATTTTGCAGGATCAAAGGAAGGAGACCAGTTCTCTTCCTTTGTTACAAGTTCTCTGCTCATCTGAGATTGTTGACAGGATTAAGCACATGTTAATCActccagaagaagaagatgtggttAAATGGAAACCTGCTAAAGATGGTTGTTTTACTGTTAAGAGCACCTAATAACAAGTTGATGGAAAACAAGGTCAATAGTCTAGCTGCAATAAATACTGTTCCAAAAAAAATACCTGGAAAGCTTTATGGAGTACGAAACTTCCTCACAGAGTTAAACTGTTCATATGgaaatttctcaaaggcattgttcCCACCAGGCTGAGACTTTCCATTCATAACAGGAATATGGCAACACACTGCGGTATTTGTAATCAGGAAGAAGAGTCTCTTTTATCATCTCTTAATCAGCTGTCCTCATGCACGAGCAGTTTGGAGGATGATTAACATAGATATTGACCAACTAAGAGCCAACTGTTCCACAGTAATGGACTGGATTCTCTCATGGTTTGTTAATATGCCAAATGTTGGAGTAGCTGATGAAGAGAAATGGAGGAATACACTTATGGTTGGCTGTTGGGTAATctggaaagaaagatgtgaatGCATTTTTCAGGATAAACCTCTTAACCCTTCATGCACTGTTTCCAGAATTAATTTTCATCTACATAACATTTTCATGTCCGTTTATCTTGTAGAGTCAACGTTAGAAACTAATACTTCATCTCTGCAGGTTTCAGAAAAGCTTACTACAATTAACGTAGATGTCTCTTTTGGTACGTTTACTAATGAGATTGGCACTGGCATGGTGCTTACTTCCATTGCAGGACAATATGTTGGTGTCGAAGGAACATATGCAGTTGGAGTGATAGATGCAGAAGCTGGACAATGGATAAAAAGCTAAAAGATTGGCGGCATTCACCTAATAGCAGATGCAGAAGTTGTAGTTAATTCCATTATCTCTGATACTGTTTATGTCAGATGGGAAAACAATAAGATCCTTGGAGAGATCAAATTTCTTTATCTTCTTTTACGAGTTGGAAGGTAACTCATACTAAAAGGGATAGCAATGCAATTGATGATGCCATCTCTCTCTAAGAAAGTAAGGTCAGGTAAACTCATGCTTGAGGAGATCAATGATTTCTCTCCATGGGTAGTCAGTTTGTTATCAAGGCAATCTTTGCCTGAACCATACTAGTTcattaatcaaattttgagatattttgtaaaagggtcgtatgtTTTTGGCTATATTAGGGTATGGGGTCGTATGTTTTTGGCTATATTAGGGTATGGGTCGTAAAACATGTCGTTGATGTGACAGGGTCGTAGACTGACTTTGACCGTCTGATATTACTAGAATACCCATGTGATATAGTTTAATGACCTATATTATCCTAACCAGTTAATACTTTAACTAACCTAACCTTACGACTACATTTTGTGATTCCGGGGTTCTAATTTGATGGGGCAGTTGATGTTGCTAGTCAGTTCATGTATAATGCTAGTCAGTTCATGTATGAACTTATCTGAAGCATGAAACCCCGGTTTCCCATAACAATTGGCACTTATATTATTAAAACTTCCAAACTTGTTTACTAAATCCCATCAATTAGCCACTAACTACCAGTTTTCTGGCAAGAATGTATAACCCATAAAAATAGTAGAATAGCCTAAGTCATCATTCATCAACAGAAACAAGTTTTATTTCTTTCATGGAAGATTGATACGCAGATACGCTTCACAACCTGGTCATAAAGTGGAGGACGACGAACAAATGGGTTCTTATCATATCCAGTCAAGATATGAACCCGAGAGATACAAGGAACATATGGTTTCTAATGTTGTTACTGTCGGTGATAACGGGATTAAATGGAGGAGATTGTGAATGTCTTTCAATTCCTGATAGACTGGTCGATGGGTTGTTTATGAACTGAGTTTGCAGAAATTAGACAGTTAGAGAAGATGACTTCTTAACACAGTGGTACAATCAGGTTCTGCTCATCAAGTGTTCGTGATAATGCCTAAAccgcaaaaaaaaaagtagtggaagagagagatctttcaCCGGATGGAAAAGGACCATAGGTTAagaatttttaaaatattttaattGTCAACGATAGTCAACTGATGGTCAGGGTATTTGGCTAAATGTGAAAGTCAACTAAACGATTTTTAACGGTCTTTGGTTAGTCTACGACCCTATCgcatcaatagcatgttttacgacccagaccctaatatGGCCAAAAACATATgaaccttttacaaaatatctctaaaattttctcttatcaaaaaaaaaaaaaaaaagaaaaaaggaaagaagGACACCAGTGGGAAGGTAAAGTTTTGCATGATCTTAGTTAGataacccagacaatgtgggattaataatcccaataaatcgggtgacgcggaataaAGGTGCGATCAAGACTAATAATcccaataaatcgggtgacgcggaataaAGGTGCGATCAAATGACTCATAGTGTGTTCTGAAACCATGTTAAAGTTTGGGCATGGAGTGGCCCTATAAATTATAAACCGTAGGATTTTCGATAACCCAAACAACGTGGGACTAATAATTCGAACAAGTATGTAATGTTTACGATCGCTAGTATGTCTCTCTCTATTAGCCATCTCTGCTGATCTCTCTCCGTATATTTCCAAATTCCAAAAAAGAAAGCCTGCATATAGATACTGCTCTAGCTCATATTCATTACAGTATTATGAGTACAACTTCATTGGCTAAACCTTTTAATCAGCAATAATTTCATTATATAAGTCAAAACAAGTGGGGTTTTAACGAATTCACATCCTATATAAACCTCACAATCAAAGTACAAAAGTTGAGCTATATTTGATCTTGAATAGTTAATCACATCAAATAATATTAATTGGATGACCCACTAATTGCTTAAAGGTTAAGCTCAATTATAGccctcagcaaaaaaaaaaaaaaatgctcaaTTATAGCCTACTTTTAAGCAATTACATGACTTCCATTATGTACCATTTCTATCTATATATAGTGATGAAAACATACGTTTTTTACTAATTTTTATCCATAAACCCTATTACGAAAAGAGCAGTTTGGGTAGGAACAAAGATAGATCTAATTAATCTTGTATGTGTATCAGTATCAGATATTTGGGGATACTTGGAGATACTTGGAGATACGTGTCAGATACTCAATTTAAAGTATTGCCTTTTTTTAATTACAAAAAGGTGGAGAATATTTTGGGATACCTCTATGATGCTCTGTTAGGGATACTTCCTATAATTTTAGCATATATTTTTATATGCAAAATCCATATATTTATAATTTTATacataaaatctaaatatttagAGATATTTGTACTCATAAACACATCGAAAAATTATATCTAAACCCGATAACATGTGActataaagaaaaaaaacttgttaGTTATTCTGTGGTGCTTCATCTCCAGTGTTACAAGTATTTAGCTGTAAGGTTTCTTAGGCAACCATGTTCCTCGTGTTATTCAGAGAGAAATTGGAGCACATATAATTTTATCCATTCACTTAAGAGAAATAAGATTAATTGAACCCCAAAATGTTGAGAATAATATTTGCTCACAACAATCTTCTACCAAAAGGATGGGAGAAAGTGGAATGTGAGACATTAGTGTAGATGCATTTGATCCACTTGACAATGTGGGAAAACTTAAAGTAGAAAATATTTCACTTGATGAGCAAGAACTAGAAACCGTGATTTTTAACGAAGACAGTTAGATATTTGATGGGTGAGCGAGATGTTAGATATTTTCtatctatctttttctaatattcTAAACAGTATTTatgagatttttattttattttatatgatttttcactaaaatcaattattattatataaaatatttttaacaAGTACACTTATCGCACCGTATCccgttttttttaaaaaaattgacgAATCGCCGTATCAGTGTTCCCGTATCAGTATCCGTGCATCATAGATGTGTAGTCAACAAATGACTATTGCAAGCACTTGGCCATATCTATGTTTCACAAGTAACATTTTCTGGCCATGATTAATTAAGGAACCCTGTTTAGGCACAAACTTAAACTACATCATATCAATAAGTTTacgctagattttttttttttgaagcatgttcaCCCTAGATATTAATAGTCACCCCATCAAAACCTTTTAGAAAATCCATTTTAGCATTGAAGTTCCTGTAATTGAGcattagaaagaaaaaaaccctGTAAAGATTAAGACTCCATAATCTTTTATGCTACATCATGCTTGACCAACTTATCAACTGTTGGACACTTTTTTATGACATCTTTCTTTCTTAATGTCATGTCTTTAGAAAGATCAATTTGCAATACGTAAGATCTAGAAAagtttatataaatttatttGTAGTACTACTTATTATATCAAGTCAGATATTAAAATGAAACTAATCAACACTACTATATTTAATTATACATACAAGTGTATAAGTTCAGTAAAATATGGCCGACGAGGGCAAGAACCGAAGAAGGATACTGcataaaaaaagaaacaattgaTATATTAAGAGCTAGCGCCAGAAACTTCATGCTCATGGATGTTTCTGTTCATTATGATTGAAAGAAGGAACCATGTCTTGTAACAGACCATAATCAGCTGGAAGTACTCGAagctgttgttgatgaagaacaGTAGCGGTAGGAGTTAGGTTATGTTGCGGGTACATGTAGTTTGATGATTTATGATCATGAACTTGGTTATTGTCGTTTGTCAATGATGATGAGGGTATGCGAAGCATTAGGTCTTGATGACGAGGAGGAAAGCTGCTCGAACCAAGAAATGGTGATGACGATGTTAACATGGATGGTGCTAATAACCTAGCAGCATTTCCTCGAAGTGTTGCCGGACTTTGATGGTTATGTTGGCCCTCATATGTTGTTATAACAACTGCTGGATCTTGAAATGATCTTTCAACGCGTTTTTTCACCGTGCATTTCTGTGTGGTACATCGATAATAGCTTCTGCAATATATGAAAACTATTAAAAGATCTATGAGTAGTGAACAAATTTAACTATGaaactagcttgtagatcctatgAACAATGAAACTGCAAGCTAGCTACTTGTTTTGTTTGAGAGTTGAGACCTTCTCGACCAAAATGACGTTGATGTAAGACTACACATATTTCTTAAAGTAACATGATTAAATAAGAGCATCAAACTTTTACGTTTTCACTCCTTATAGTAATTTCTATGAAAGATTGTAAGTTTTTGACGAGCAGAGAAACACAAGCGCCTAAGTTACAGATTCTTATTGTCAACGGCGTAAAGAAGAAATGTTTCATGAATTCAAagtaaaaaaagtttaaatgtgGTTCAAGTGTGTATGCATGTGTTCAGACTTCAGACCTTGGATAAATGCTATTCTTTACGGCCTTCTGCCCATATTTCCTCCATCTATATCCGTCTTCAAGATGATCGACTTCGCTCTTAGTCATGAAAGCGAAACGAGGTTCTCTTTGCTTTTTATCGACTTTCTTGTTCTGTTTGTTCCTATCAATTAAATAA encodes:
- the LOC113354008 gene encoding WRKY transcription factor 71-like; translation: MSDDKSTARDLYYQEYHHQLYNNNNYDRSTFNHQTSINNIPRSSSTSSFHNDLNGLLSSSSSSDPLTQQQLSFTDYLHGTSVDYNTGDRDFNLLPCSSPEIFSSLDVVGGVLDNNKNHIGGSKISNLVVDSAWCTNIVNNPVTPNSSSVSSSSTEAAGDDDSCNKRKNNDENQLSKGSEDGTDFPKNKLNKQNKKVDKKQREPRFAFMTKSEVDHLEDGYRWRKYGQKAVKNSIYPRSYYRCTTQKCTVKKRVERSFQDPAVVITTYEGQHNHQSPATLRGNAARLLAPSMLTSSSPFLGSSSFPPRHQDLMLRIPSSSLTNDNNQVHDHKSSNYMYPQHNLTPTATVLHQQQLRVLPADYGLLQDMVPSFNHNEQKHP